One Helianthus annuus cultivar XRQ/B chromosome 12, HanXRQr2.0-SUNRISE, whole genome shotgun sequence genomic region harbors:
- the LOC110916113 gene encoding uncharacterized protein LOC110916113 isoform X2, with amino-acid sequence MPKDRRSSSGRCRASPYSCDDKNVDIKKPKSHSLQIEDKSECEEARCPICMEHPHNAVLLLCSSFDKGCRPYMCDTDPQLSNCLNQFHKSNVNKVRQQAKLACPLCRGEINGWAVVDPARQFMDSKTRNCSVGTCDFVGNYSQLTEHASCVHPGVRPTDVDPERELEWRRLEEDMVQQDLLSMQLESDDAAEVIVVDTTRIWHLLYSMPDSSSSDESDSDS; translated from the exons ATGCCCAAAGATAGAAGATCTTCGTCTGGTAGGTGTAGGGCATCTCCCTATTCCTGTGACGACAAAAATGTCGATATAAAGAAACCCAAATCTCACTCCCTACAAATTGAAGATAAAAGTGAATGTGAAGAAGCTAGATGCCCTATTTGTATGGAACACCCACACAATGCGGTACTTCTACTTTGTTCTTCTTTTGACAAAGGATGCCGCCCCTACATGTGTGACACGGATCCCCAACTCTCTAATTGTCTTAACCAGTTTCACAAGTCAAATGTGAATAAGGTGAGACAACAAGCTAAGCTTGCTTGCCCTTTATGTAGGGGTGAAATCAACGGGTGGGCTGTGGTTGACCCTGCTCGGCAATTCATGGATTCGAAAACAAGAAATTGCTCAGTTGGTACCTGTGATTTTGTTGGAAATTATTCTCAACTAACAGAACATGCCAGCTGTGTACACCCAGGTGTTAGGCCAACAGATGTAGACCCTGAACGCGAACTTGAGTGGAGAAGGTTGGAAGAGGATATGGTGCAACAAGACCTGCTCAGTATGCAGTTGGAGTCGGATGATGCCGCTGAAGTCATTGTTG TCGACACCACTCGGATTTGGCATCTTTTGTATAGCATGCCGGATAGTTCATCTTCAGATGAATCAGACAGTGATTCGTGA
- the LOC110916113 gene encoding uncharacterized protein LOC110916113 isoform X1, with translation MPKDRRSSSGRCRASPYSCDDKNVDIKKPKSHSLQIEDKSECEEARCPICMEHPHNAVLLLCSSFDKGCRPYMCDTDPQLSNCLNQFHKSNVNKVRQQAKLACPLCRGEINGWAVVDPARQFMDSKTRNCSVGTCDFVGNYSQLTEHASCVHPGVRPTDVDPERELEWRRLEEDMVQQDLLSMQLESDDAAEVIVGKPDLPLPSWDSDYAIFVGTLEANLENVLSEFDLSSVDTTRIWHLLYSMPDSSSSDESDSDS, from the coding sequence ATGCCCAAAGATAGAAGATCTTCGTCTGGTAGGTGTAGGGCATCTCCCTATTCCTGTGACGACAAAAATGTCGATATAAAGAAACCCAAATCTCACTCCCTACAAATTGAAGATAAAAGTGAATGTGAAGAAGCTAGATGCCCTATTTGTATGGAACACCCACACAATGCGGTACTTCTACTTTGTTCTTCTTTTGACAAAGGATGCCGCCCCTACATGTGTGACACGGATCCCCAACTCTCTAATTGTCTTAACCAGTTTCACAAGTCAAATGTGAATAAGGTGAGACAACAAGCTAAGCTTGCTTGCCCTTTATGTAGGGGTGAAATCAACGGGTGGGCTGTGGTTGACCCTGCTCGGCAATTCATGGATTCGAAAACAAGAAATTGCTCAGTTGGTACCTGTGATTTTGTTGGAAATTATTCTCAACTAACAGAACATGCCAGCTGTGTACACCCAGGTGTTAGGCCAACAGATGTAGACCCTGAACGCGAACTTGAGTGGAGAAGGTTGGAAGAGGATATGGTGCAACAAGACCTGCTCAGTATGCAGTTGGAGTCGGATGATGCCGCTGAAGTCATTGTTGGTAAGCCTGATCTCCCTCTCCCGAGTTGGGATTCTGATTACGCGATATTTGTTGGTACTTTAGAAGCAAATCTTGAAAATGTTTTATCTGAGTTTGATTTATCTTCAGTCGACACCACTCGGATTTGGCATCTTTTGTATAGCATGCCGGATAGTTCATCTTCAGATGAATCAGACAGTGATTCGTGA